A section of the Pseudomonas sp. Q1-7 genome encodes:
- a CDS encoding energy transducer TonB translates to MNAAVNTTSQLSAGVRPADRLGFTLFLAAALHVALILGVGFTVGDPQQISKTLEITLATFKSEEQPKKADFLAQANQQGSGTLEHKATPKTTEQAPFQDKEIRKTTPPATPPQAPKKEAPKAAVATKAPQPQKTTVKREQTRPQPEAAPAPTFDSSQLSAEIASLEAELDKERQLYAKRPRIHRLNAASTMRDKGAWYKEEWRKKIERIGNLNYPDEARRQRIYGNLRLLVSINRDGTLYEVQVLESSGQPVLDQGAMRIVRLAAPFAPFTGDLADIDRLEIIRTWRFERGDRLSSN, encoded by the coding sequence ATGAACGCAGCCGTGAACACCACTTCCCAACTGTCCGCCGGCGTACGCCCGGCGGATCGGCTGGGCTTTACCCTGTTTCTCGCCGCCGCCCTGCACGTCGCGCTGATCCTCGGCGTCGGCTTCACCGTCGGCGACCCGCAGCAGATCAGCAAGACACTGGAAATCACCCTCGCCACCTTCAAGAGCGAGGAGCAACCGAAGAAGGCCGATTTCCTCGCCCAGGCCAACCAGCAGGGCAGCGGCACCCTGGAGCACAAGGCCACGCCCAAGACCACCGAGCAGGCCCCCTTCCAGGACAAGGAAATCCGCAAGACCACGCCCCCTGCCACCCCGCCCCAGGCGCCGAAGAAGGAAGCGCCCAAGGCCGCCGTGGCGACCAAGGCCCCGCAACCGCAGAAGACCACGGTCAAGCGTGAGCAGACCAGGCCCCAGCCCGAAGCGGCGCCGGCGCCCACCTTCGACAGCTCGCAGCTCTCCGCCGAAATCGCCAGCCTCGAGGCGGAACTGGACAAGGAGCGCCAGCTCTACGCCAAGCGCCCGCGTATCCACCGCCTCAATGCCGCCTCGACCATGCGCGACAAGGGCGCCTGGTACAAGGAGGAGTGGCGCAAGAAGATCGAGCGCATCGGCAACCTCAACTACCCGGACGAGGCCCGCCGTCAGCGCATCTACGGCAACCTGCGGCTGCTGGTCTCGATCAATCGCGACGGCACCCTCTACGAAGTGCAGGTGCTGGAGTCCTCCGGCCAGCCGGTGCTGGACCAGGGCGCCATGCGCATCGTCCGTCTCGCCGCGCCCTTCGCGCCCTTCACCGGCGACCTGGCGGACATCGACCGCCTGGAGATCATCCGCACCTGGCGTTTCGAACGTGGCGACCGCCTGTCGAGCAACTGA
- the pilG gene encoding twitching motility response regulator PilG, with translation MEQHSEGLKVMVIDDSKTIRRTAETLLKKVGCEVITAVDGFDALAKIADSHPNIIFVDIMMPRLDGYQTCALIKNNSAFKSTPVIMLSSKDGLFDKAKGRIVGSDQYLTKPFSKEELLGAIKTHVPDFTPVEQAS, from the coding sequence ATGGAACAGCATTCCGAGGGTTTGAAGGTCATGGTGATCGACGATTCGAAGACGATTCGTCGCACCGCCGAGACTTTGCTCAAGAAGGTGGGGTGCGAGGTCATCACTGCAGTCGATGGTTTCGATGCCTTGGCCAAGATCGCCGATTCCCACCCGAACATCATCTTCGTCGACATCATGATGCCGCGCCTGGACGGGTATCAGACCTGTGCCCTGATCAAGAACAACAGTGCTTTCAAGTCCACCCCGGTGATCATGCTGTCCTCCAAGGACGGCCTGTTCGACAAGGCCAAGGGTCGCATCGTCGGTTCCGATCAGTACCTCACCAAGCCCTTCAGCAAGGAAGAGCTGCTCGGCGCGATCAAGACTCACGTCCCTGATTTCACCCCGGTGGAGCAAGCCTCCTGA
- a CDS encoding aspartate carbamoyltransferase catalytic subunit — protein MPTDAKRPLQLNDQGQLRHFLSLDGLPRELLTEILDTADSFLEVGARAVKKVPLLRGKTVCNVFFENSTRTRTTFELAAQRLSADVITLNVSTSSTSKGETLFDTLRNLEAMAADMFVVRHADSGAAHFIAEHVSPEVAIINGGDGRHAHPTQGMLDMLTIRRHKGGFENLSVAIVGDILHSRVARSNMLALRTLGCPDIRVIGPKTLIPVGVEQYGVKVYTDLAEGLKDVDVVIMLRLQRERMQGGLLPSEGEFYKLYGLSTQRLALAKPDAIVMHPGPINRGVEIESAVADGAQSVILNQVTYGIAVRMAVLSMAMSGQAAQRQLNQEAEELN, from the coding sequence ATGCCGACAGACGCCAAGCGCCCGCTGCAGCTCAACGACCAGGGCCAGCTGCGCCACTTCCTCTCGCTCGACGGTCTGCCCCGCGAGCTGCTGACGGAAATCCTCGACACCGCTGACTCCTTTCTCGAAGTCGGCGCCCGCGCAGTGAAGAAAGTCCCGCTTCTGCGAGGCAAGACGGTGTGCAATGTGTTCTTCGAGAACTCCACCCGTACCCGCACCACCTTCGAGCTGGCGGCTCAGCGCCTGTCCGCGGACGTCATCACCCTCAATGTTTCCACCTCCTCCACCAGCAAGGGCGAGACCCTGTTCGACACCCTGCGCAACCTGGAGGCGATGGCCGCCGATATGTTCGTGGTGCGCCACGCCGACTCCGGCGCGGCCCACTTCATCGCCGAGCACGTAAGCCCGGAGGTGGCCATCATCAACGGTGGCGACGGCCGCCACGCGCACCCGACCCAAGGCATGCTCGACATGCTCACCATCCGCCGTCACAAGGGCGGCTTCGAAAACCTTTCGGTGGCCATAGTCGGCGACATCCTGCACTCCCGCGTGGCCCGCTCGAACATGCTCGCCCTGCGCACCCTGGGCTGCCCGGACATCCGCGTGATCGGCCCGAAAACCCTGATCCCGGTGGGTGTCGAGCAGTACGGGGTGAAGGTCTACACCGACCTTGCCGAGGGCCTCAAGGATGTCGACGTGGTGATCATGCTGCGCCTGCAACGCGAGCGCATGCAGGGCGGCCTGCTGCCCAGCGAGGGCGAGTTCTACAAACTCTACGGCCTGAGCACCCAGCGCCTGGCGCTGGCCAAGCCGGACGCCATCGTCATGCACCCGGGACCGATCAACCGGGGCGTGGAGATCGAATCCGCGGTGGCCGACGGCGCCCAATCGGTGATCCTCAACCAGGTCACCTACGGCATCGCCGTGCGCATGGCCGTGCTCTCCATGGCCATGAGCGGCCAGGCCGCGCAACGCCAATTGAACCAGGAAGCCGAGGAGCTGAACTGA
- a CDS encoding YqgE/AlgH family protein, translated as MKSAPSYLKHHFLIAMPHMADPNFAQTVTYLVEHNEQGAMGLVINRPNGLSLSDVLEQLRPEASPPARCQGLPIYSGGPVQTDRGFVLHPTGHSFQATLELGELALSTSQDVLFAIADGGGPQKSLVALGYAGWDAGQLEAELSDNAWLTCPADLSILFDTPSEQRLAAAAARLGVNLSLLTAQAGHA; from the coding sequence ATGAAAAGCGCACCGAGCTACCTCAAGCACCATTTCCTGATCGCCATGCCGCACATGGCCGATCCCAACTTCGCCCAGACCGTCACCTACCTGGTGGAACACAACGAGCAGGGCGCCATGGGCCTGGTGATCAACCGCCCCAACGGCCTGAGCCTGAGCGACGTGCTTGAACAACTACGACCGGAAGCCAGCCCACCCGCGCGCTGCCAGGGCCTGCCCATCTATTCCGGCGGCCCGGTACAGACCGACCGGGGCTTCGTCCTGCACCCCACCGGCCACAGCTTCCAGGCCACCCTGGAACTGGGCGAGCTGGCGCTTTCCACCTCTCAGGACGTGCTCTTCGCCATCGCCGACGGCGGCGGCCCGCAGAAGAGCCTGGTAGCCCTCGGCTATGCCGGCTGGGATGCCGGGCAGCTGGAAGCCGAACTCAGCGATAACGCCTGGCTGACCTGCCCGGCGGACCTGTCCATCCTCTTCGACACCCCGTCCGAGCAACGCCTCGCGGCCGCCGCCGCGCGCCTGGGTGTCAACCTCAGCCTGCTCACCGCCCAGGCCGGGCACGCCTGA
- the ruvX gene encoding Holliday junction resolvase RuvX yields the protein MTDAKPLRLLLGFDYGTRQIGVAVGQAVTGQARELKVLKAQNGVPDWQQVEALIREWQPDAIVVGLPLNMDGTPSEMSARAEKFARRLNGRFNLPVFTHDERLTTFEAKGQRLAQGQRDGYRERPVDALAAALLLEGWLAENSATS from the coding sequence ATGACCGACGCAAAACCCCTGCGCCTGCTGCTTGGCTTCGACTACGGCACCCGCCAGATCGGCGTCGCCGTCGGCCAGGCGGTGACCGGCCAGGCCCGCGAACTGAAGGTGCTGAAAGCCCAGAACGGCGTGCCCGACTGGCAGCAGGTGGAAGCGCTGATCCGCGAATGGCAGCCCGACGCGATAGTCGTCGGCCTGCCGCTGAACATGGATGGCACGCCCAGCGAGATGAGCGCGCGCGCGGAAAAATTCGCCCGTCGCCTGAATGGCCGCTTCAACCTGCCGGTATTCACCCACGACGAACGCCTGACCACCTTCGAGGCCAAGGGCCAACGCCTGGCCCAGGGCCAACGCGACGGCTACCGCGAGCGCCCGGTGGACGCCCTGGCCGCCGCCCTGCTGCTGGAAGGCTGGCTGGCCGAGAACAGCGCAACTTCCTGA
- the pilH gene encoding twitching motility response regulator PilH → MARILIVDDSPTEMYKLTAMLEKHGHQVLKAENGADGVALARQEKPDAVLMDIVMPGLNGFQATRQLTKDAETSHIPVIIVTTKDQETDKVWGKRQGAKDYLTKPIEEDTLIKTLNAVLAG, encoded by the coding sequence ATGGCTCGTATTCTGATTGTTGATGACTCGCCGACTGAGATGTACAAGTTGACCGCCATGCTCGAAAAGCATGGCCATCAGGTACTCAAGGCCGAGAACGGCGCCGATGGCGTGGCCCTGGCCCGCCAGGAGAAGCCGGACGCCGTCCTGATGGACATCGTGATGCCCGGTCTCAACGGCTTCCAGGCGACCCGTCAACTGACCAAGGACGCCGAAACCAGCCATATTCCGGTGATCATCGTCACCACCAAGGACCAGGAAACCGACAAGGTCTGGGGCAAGCGCCAAGGCGCCAAGGACTACCTGACCAAGCCGATCGAAGAAGACACCCTGATCAAGACGCTGAACGCCGTACTGGCCGGCTGA
- the gshB gene encoding glutathione synthase — MSVRLGIVMDPIAQISFKKDSSLAMLLAAQERGWSLFYMEQQDLYQKNGEARARMRPLKVFLDPDHWFELDGETDTPLSDLDVILMRKDPPFDNEFVYSTYLLEQAERAGVLVVNRPQSLRDCNEKFFATLFPQCAPPTLVSRRADILREFAEEQRDIILKPLDGMGGSSIFRHRAGDPNLSVILETLTQHGSQQIMAQRYLPAIKDGDKRILMIDGEPVPYCLARIPAAGETRGNLAAGGRGEARPLTERDREIAATVGPTLREKGLLFVGLDVIGEHLTEINVTSPTCIREIDKAYDTRIGERLMDAIDAKLKATGRQQQP; from the coding sequence ATGAGCGTTCGCCTCGGGATCGTCATGGACCCCATTGCGCAAATCTCCTTCAAGAAGGACAGCTCCCTGGCCATGCTGCTGGCGGCCCAGGAGCGCGGCTGGTCGCTGTTCTACATGGAACAGCAGGACCTATACCAGAAAAACGGTGAAGCTCGCGCGCGCATGCGCCCTCTGAAGGTATTTCTCGATCCCGACCACTGGTTCGAACTGGACGGCGAAACCGACACGCCGCTTTCCGACCTTGACGTGATCCTGATGCGCAAGGACCCCCCGTTCGACAACGAATTCGTCTACTCCACCTACCTGCTGGAGCAGGCCGAACGGGCCGGCGTGCTGGTGGTCAACCGCCCGCAGAGTCTCCGCGACTGCAACGAGAAGTTCTTCGCCACCCTGTTCCCCCAGTGCGCGCCGCCGACCCTGGTCAGCCGACGAGCGGACATTCTGCGCGAGTTTGCCGAAGAACAGCGTGACATCATTCTCAAACCCCTTGATGGCATGGGGGGCTCTTCGATCTTCCGCCACCGCGCCGGCGACCCGAACCTCTCGGTGATCCTCGAAACCCTGACCCAGCACGGCAGCCAGCAGATCATGGCGCAGCGCTACCTGCCGGCGATCAAGGACGGCGACAAGCGCATCCTGATGATCGACGGCGAGCCGGTGCCTTACTGCCTGGCACGCATCCCCGCCGCCGGCGAGACCCGTGGCAACCTGGCTGCCGGCGGCCGTGGCGAGGCCCGTCCGCTGACCGAGCGCGACCGCGAGATCGCCGCCACCGTGGGCCCGACCCTGAGGGAGAAAGGCCTGCTGTTCGTCGGGCTGGACGTGATCGGCGAGCACCTCACCGAGATCAACGTGACCAGCCCGACCTGCATCCGGGAGATCGACAAGGCCTACGACACGCGCATTGGCGAGCGCCTGATGGATGCCATCGACGCCAAGCTGAAAGCGACCGGCCGCCAGCAACAACCTTGA
- a CDS encoding chemotaxis protein CheW encodes MSDSQTPFQLLFAIDQRCRALAAGLPAQQQVVQSWSGIGFRMGERLFVAPMGEVSEVLHEPRFTSLPGVKTWVKGVSNVRGRLLPIMDLCGFFGSDLSPLRKQRRVLVVDHQEIFAGLVVDEVFGMQHFLVDAFSEELPPLEASIQPFIHGVFHREQPWLVFSPHALAQHQAFLEVAV; translated from the coding sequence ATGTCGGACTCACAGACTCCCTTCCAGCTCCTCTTCGCGATCGACCAGCGCTGCCGTGCGCTGGCGGCGGGCCTGCCTGCCCAGCAACAGGTGGTGCAGAGCTGGAGCGGCATCGGATTCCGCATGGGCGAGCGCCTGTTCGTGGCCCCCATGGGGGAGGTTTCCGAAGTGCTGCATGAGCCGCGCTTCACCTCGCTCCCCGGCGTGAAGACCTGGGTCAAGGGCGTTTCCAACGTCCGTGGCCGGCTGCTGCCGATCATGGACCTGTGCGGTTTCTTCGGCAGCGACCTGTCGCCCTTGCGCAAGCAGCGCCGGGTCCTGGTGGTGGACCACCAGGAGATATTCGCTGGCCTGGTGGTCGACGAAGTCTTCGGCATGCAGCATTTTCTGGTGGACGCCTTCAGCGAGGAGCTGCCTCCGCTGGAGGCCAGCATCCAGCCTTTCATCCATGGCGTCTTCCATCGCGAGCAGCCCTGGCTGGTATTCAGCCCGCATGCGCTCGCGCAGCACCAGGCGTTCCTCGAGGTCGCTGTCTAG
- a CDS encoding methyl-accepting chemotaxis protein, producing MKRLNAGNLFSGVRSTSLIAGLFVVLIIAMVLLFANFAYLNTQANHDKEYISHAGELRVLSQRIAKNSSEAAAGKAEAFALLKDARNDFDQRWNFLLKGDASTSLPAAPDAVKAEMDAVQKDWESLRKNADAILTSEQTVLSLHQVAATLAETIPQLQVEYEEVVDILLESGAPASQVSVAQRQSLLAERILGSVNKVLAGDEDSVQAADMFGRDASLFGRVLNAMLEGNAAMEITKVTNTEALERLQEISELFEFVSGSVDEILETSPELFQVRESANTIFTGSQTLLDKASGLTTGFENLAGGRGLNTLAGYVLGAIALGAIILIGLVMVQSTRNRLAETAAKNERNQAAILRLLDEIADLADGDLTVAATVTEDFTGAIADSINYSIDQLRELVETINLTAVQVAAAAQETQATAMHLAEASEHQAQEIAGASAAINEMAVSIDQVSANASESSAVAERSVAIANKGNEVVHNTITGMDNIREQIQDTSKRIKRLGESSQEIGDIVSLINDIADQTNILALNAAIQASMAGDAGRGFAVVADEVQRLAERSSAATKQIEALVKTIQTDTNEAVISMEQTTSEVVRGAHLAQDAGVALEEIEKVSKTLAALIQNISNAARQQASSAGHISNTMNVIQEITSQTSAGTTATAKSIGNLAKMASEMRKSVSGFKLPEAQDIA from the coding sequence ATGAAAAGACTGAACGCAGGCAATCTGTTTTCCGGGGTGCGCAGCACATCGCTGATCGCCGGACTCTTCGTGGTCCTGATCATCGCCATGGTGCTGCTGTTCGCGAACTTCGCGTACCTCAATACCCAGGCGAACCATGACAAGGAATACATCAGTCACGCCGGCGAGCTGCGCGTGCTGTCCCAGCGTATCGCGAAGAACTCCAGTGAAGCCGCGGCGGGCAAGGCCGAGGCCTTCGCCTTGCTGAAGGACGCGCGCAACGACTTCGACCAGCGCTGGAATTTCCTGCTGAAAGGCGACGCTTCCACCAGCCTGCCCGCCGCGCCCGATGCCGTGAAGGCCGAGATGGACGCCGTGCAGAAGGACTGGGAAAGCCTGCGCAAGAACGCCGACGCCATCCTTACCAGCGAGCAGACCGTACTTTCCCTGCACCAGGTAGCCGCCACCCTGGCCGAGACCATTCCGCAGCTGCAGGTCGAGTACGAGGAAGTGGTGGACATCCTGCTGGAAAGCGGCGCCCCCGCCAGCCAGGTGTCCGTGGCCCAGCGCCAGTCGCTGCTGGCCGAACGTATCCTCGGCTCGGTGAACAAGGTGCTGGCCGGCGACGAGGACTCGGTGCAGGCCGCCGACATGTTCGGTCGCGACGCCAGCCTGTTCGGCCGCGTCCTGAACGCCATGCTCGAAGGCAACGCGGCGATGGAGATCACCAAGGTCACCAACACCGAAGCCCTGGAGCGCCTGCAGGAGATTTCCGAGCTCTTCGAATTCGTTTCCGGCTCGGTGGACGAGATTCTCGAAACCTCGCCCGAACTCTTCCAGGTCCGCGAGTCCGCCAACACCATCTTCACTGGCTCCCAGACCCTGCTGGACAAGGCCTCCGGCCTGACTACCGGTTTCGAGAACCTGGCCGGCGGCCGTGGCCTGAATACCCTCGCCGGCTACGTACTGGGCGCCATCGCCCTGGGCGCGATCATCCTCATCGGCCTGGTGATGGTACAGAGCACGCGCAACCGACTGGCCGAGACCGCGGCGAAGAACGAACGTAACCAGGCCGCGATCTTGCGTCTGCTCGACGAGATCGCCGACCTCGCCGACGGTGACCTGACCGTGGCCGCGACCGTGACCGAGGATTTCACCGGTGCGATCGCCGACTCCATCAACTACTCCATCGACCAGCTCCGCGAACTGGTGGAAACCATCAACCTGACCGCCGTGCAGGTGGCCGCCGCCGCCCAGGAAACCCAGGCCACCGCCATGCACCTGGCCGAGGCATCCGAGCACCAGGCACAGGAAATCGCCGGCGCGTCCGCCGCGATCAACGAAATGGCCGTGTCCATTGACCAGGTATCGGCGAACGCCTCGGAATCCTCGGCGGTAGCGGAGCGTTCCGTAGCCATCGCCAACAAGGGCAACGAAGTGGTGCACAACACCATCACCGGCATGGACAACATCCGTGAACAGATCCAGGACACCTCGAAGCGGATCAAGCGCCTCGGTGAGTCGTCCCAGGAGATCGGTGACATCGTGAGCCTGATCAACGACATCGCCGACCAGACCAACATCCTCGCCCTGAACGCCGCTATCCAGGCGTCCATGGCCGGCGACGCGGGCCGCGGCTTCGCCGTGGTGGCGGACGAAGTACAGCGCCTCGCGGAACGTTCCTCCGCCGCGACCAAACAGATCGAGGCCCTGGTGAAGACCATTCAGACCGACACCAACGAGGCGGTGATCTCCATGGAGCAGACCACCTCCGAAGTGGTCCGCGGCGCCCACCTGGCGCAGGACGCCGGTGTGGCCCTGGAAGAGATCGAGAAGGTATCCAAGACCCTTGCGGCGCTGATCCAGAACATCTCCAACGCCGCTCGTCAGCAGGCGTCCTCTGCCGGCCACATCTCCAACACCATGAACGTGATCCAGGAGATCACCTCGCAGACCTCCGCCGGTACCACCGCTACCGCGAAGAGCATCGGCAACCTGGCGAAGATGGCCAGCGAGATGCGCAAGTCGGTTTCCGGCTTCAAGTTGCCGGAAGCCCAGGACATAGCCTGA
- the pyrR gene encoding bifunctional pyr operon transcriptional regulator/uracil phosphoribosyltransferase PyrR: MTLPNPAELLPRMASDLQAHLKARNIVEPRYIGIRTGGIWVAQALLEQLGETSPMGTLDVSFYRDDFTQSGLHPQVRPSELPFEIEGQHLVLIDDVLMSGRTVRAALNELFDYGRPASVTLVCLLDLNARELPVRPDVVGATLSLGATERVKLLGPTPLTLERQDLASPA, from the coding sequence ATGACCCTGCCCAACCCCGCCGAACTGCTGCCGCGGATGGCCAGCGACCTGCAAGCCCATCTCAAGGCCCGCAACATCGTTGAGCCCCGCTACATCGGCATCCGCACCGGGGGTATCTGGGTCGCCCAGGCCCTGCTGGAGCAACTGGGCGAGACCAGCCCCATGGGCACCCTGGACGTGTCCTTCTATCGCGACGACTTCACCCAGAGCGGGCTGCACCCGCAGGTGCGCCCGTCCGAACTGCCCTTCGAGATCGAGGGCCAGCACCTGGTGCTGATTGACGACGTGCTGATGAGCGGACGCACCGTTCGCGCGGCCCTCAACGAGCTCTTCGACTACGGCCGCCCGGCCAGCGTAACCCTGGTCTGCCTGCTCGACCTCAACGCCCGCGAGCTGCCGGTACGCCCCGACGTGGTCGGCGCGACCCTGTCCCTGGGCGCCACGGAACGGGTAAAATTGCTCGGCCCCACGCCGCTCACCCTCGAGCGCCAGGACCTCGCTTCACCCGCCTGA
- a CDS encoding protein-glutamate O-methyltransferase — MQPGGVWALKPLADMTTAEFHDWQKLLEERTGVVVNDQRRSFLQANLSARMRELGVQDYASYYRQVTDGPRGAVEWSTLLDRLTVQETRFFRHPASFELLADYLRGRVEGGLARPLEIWSVGCSSGEEPYSLAMLAAEALSGTEQPNYYGVTGTDISLSALAKAREGLYGARRLEQLDAALAERYFQVQEDGRYKVVPSLAARMCCARLNVLELAKAPMSGMDVIFCQNLLIYFRRWRRREILNRLAERLAPGGLMVLGVGEVVGWQHPDLEPVANEQVLAFTRKG; from the coding sequence ATGCAGCCAGGCGGCGTCTGGGCCTTGAAACCCCTGGCCGACATGACGACAGCGGAGTTCCACGACTGGCAGAAGCTGCTCGAGGAACGTACCGGCGTGGTGGTCAACGACCAGCGCCGTTCCTTCCTCCAGGCCAACCTCAGCGCGCGGATGCGTGAGCTCGGGGTGCAGGATTACGCCAGCTACTATCGGCAGGTCACCGACGGTCCGCGTGGCGCGGTGGAGTGGTCGACCCTGCTGGACCGCCTGACCGTGCAGGAAACCCGCTTTTTCCGTCACCCGGCATCCTTCGAGCTGCTTGCCGACTACTTGCGCGGCCGCGTCGAGGGAGGCCTGGCGCGGCCCCTGGAGATCTGGAGCGTGGGTTGCTCCAGCGGTGAAGAGCCCTATTCCCTGGCCATGCTGGCGGCCGAGGCGCTTAGTGGTACCGAACAGCCGAACTACTACGGCGTGACCGGCACCGACATCAGCCTCAGCGCCCTGGCCAAGGCCCGCGAGGGCCTGTACGGCGCCCGGCGTCTGGAACAACTGGATGCGGCGCTCGCCGAGCGCTATTTCCAGGTGCAGGAAGACGGTCGCTACAAGGTAGTGCCGAGCCTGGCCGCGCGGATGTGTTGCGCCCGGCTCAATGTGCTGGAACTGGCCAAGGCGCCAATGTCCGGCATGGACGTAATTTTCTGCCAGAACCTGTTGATCTACTTCCGCCGCTGGCGCCGCCGGGAAATCCTCAACCGCCTGGCCGAGCGCCTGGCGCCGGGAGGCCTGATGGTGCTGGGCGTGGGCGAAGTAGTGGGTTGGCAACATCCGGACCTTGAGCCGGTGGCCAACGAACAGGTTCTGGCATTCACCCGGAAGGGATAG